The region AATTAGATAAAGAAATTGATtagtaggaagttatgtgaaTTATTGTTAATAAAAAAGTTTGCATGATGTTGAACTGTTACCTGATGTTAGTTAATTAGGTTATGATAGTTAGAATTCAAATGTTAATGAATTTAAAAGAAAAAAGTTAGTGAATCCATTTAGTTAGTAAGTGTTACTAATTTTCAGTTTGATAAAACAATTAGTGTAGGTTGAATTAAAATAATGAATATGGTGGTAGGCTGTGTATGCTAACCGTTAAAAAGAAGATTGAGCTAATTATTGTTAATATGTTATGTTATGTTTTTAAATGGAATCAAATTGGTTGCATGTTGAACTCATTATGAAATATGCATAGAACTTGTTGAATTGTCTTTTTAAAATGTGCATGGAACTTGTTGAAAGGGCTTATAAGTTAATAGTTATGAATATAGGTTGATATTTGTTTATGCTTGACTTTGAATTGAACTAGTGTGACATCAAGTTTTTTTATTGATCCTAGTTGTTATATGATGCAATATGTGGAAAAATTGGAAAACACTTTATGAAAGTTAGTTGGTCGTGAAGAAAAGCAATGTTAGAACAATGATGTAAAGAGGTTAAATGTGATGACTTGTGTTATATATGTATGCATGTGTGAATGAATGTTAGTTGTATATGTATTTTAAGTTGATCGTGCGTATATGTATGATTTTGCAGGGCTGGTAGGTATTTGAACAAGACATGGtattgatcaaaatgacatgtaaCACAAGGTTCATGAAGAAGCTTGAAGACTTGGATGCACAAAGATGATATGGCTTGTAAATAAAGAAAAAATGGGGACTATGGTTTAGAATTAGGTAGTTTGACCAAAAAGATGCATTTTTGTATGAATTTGTTTTGGACTTCTTTTGTAATGAAAATGATGACTTTGAAATGAAAATGACCTTTGAAATGAAGTATGTATGTAACTTTTGTTTCAAGAATAAACTTCTTTCCCTCTAATTGTTTATTTATGAATTTGAATGATCTTGAATGTTGAAGTGATCTCTTGAATGAATCTTGAATCTTGACTCGAACTTTAGATACTCTTGACTAGAAATGCTATGTCATGAATCAAACAACAATCAATAATAATCACTAAGTAAAGCTTTATATGAAAATGATCACTTAAAGTTAAATTTAGAAATGACCTTCAAAATAAACTGTTCCATGATGCAATCCAATCATAATCAAAGATCATATAGAGGATTAGGGTTTCAAAGGGACTTGATCCATAAAGAATGAACCAACCACCATTGTTGTGCCAAAATATTCAAGACATAACATAATGATATTCACAAGCTTGATCCACATCTTTGTATCATAATTAGCAAAATCACTTAATCAATTAAGCTTATTTAAAAAATGCAATTGTAAATGAATGACATGAATGAATATGAGTGTGTAGACGAATGCAACAATAAGCCATATAAGAAGTGAAAAAGAAGTAGGAAATTTTTTGTGGTATGACACTCTTCCactgggttttatcgatatttttcctttcctttagaataaataaagttcggtgacgactctgttGTATTTCGAGCGTGCGATGGGCTTAGGCATTTTTTGTAGCGGATCACAACAAAAGGAATATAAACACACATgaaacaacaacacaaacaataAATAAAAAGACTTAACACCAAAACATATCTAAGAGCAGGCAACAATTAAAACAATATCATCTGGTGCAGACATCATATCCCTAACATCATTGTAATCTTTAACTGACACCAACATACACTGTATCTCATCATTGTCGTCCATATTAGAGATGTACGAAACAAGTATCTAAATACTTCTAACTCATTCGCTATCATTAATCTCTCAGTCTAACTAAACGATACGTTCCTCTCAAGTTGTTCGAAGCTCCAAATGTTCCAAAAACTCATCTGCACCGGAGGCTTGGTTCTCGAAAAAAAAACATGTCCATGTCTTTTACTACTCATGTAAGTGAAGAAAAATTTAAGAAGAAAATAAGAAGAGGTTTGAAAAAAATGATCGAAACACACATATCTATTTATACTAAATGATAcatattaaaatataatattttacaaaaaaaattgCAACATTTAGGCGCTAGACGAATTAGCGTCTCCCATGAACACCGATACATAACACCAATTGAATTGGTTTGACCTATATAAAATGCCAATTCAATTCACTTGAATTCTTTCAATTTGTCTAACACATACACCTATTCAATTGATTTGTACTATACGCTGcaatttttttatttgaaacatGGATATTCTGAAAAATAGTGTGTAAACATGGTTATTTGAACAATTTTATCGAAAACATAAGACATAATTAGTCACCAAGTCCCTTAATTTATTTTAAAGTTTCGCTTTACTCCTTTAACTAAAAAACATGACAAGTTAGTCCTTTAACTTCACTTATGTTATCCTATTTGATAATTTCGATCAATTTGTAACAAAAAAACATTAAGTTTGGTGACATGGCGTGACAACAGGACCATTGATATCAATTTGACTCAACATATCTAGTTAAAAATTGATTTATTATTTAAATGTAGAGGTTTTATTTTCGGGGAACCCCACAATTTAAATATTGTATCCATTTTGAACTACATATATTAATTCTGATTTGTACCAATGACCTTCCCGTCACGCCACGTCACCaaaatttaatatttaattttcTAAAAATTGATTTAAAAGATCAAATAAAATAATAGAAATGAAGTTAATAGACTAAATATATTAGTTAACGGACTAAAACGAAATATTCAATAGACTATTAAACAAAAacataattatttttaaaaaatatggTTAGAAGATAAAAAGTGATATATGTGGTGTGCATTTAATAATTTCGTCCTCTTTAAATATTTTCTataaaaggaagaaaaaaaagcACCAAATTCAAAAAAGTTGGCCGTTATAAAAAGTGCATATTCCTTCCCTCTCGTTTCCTTGTACTTGCTCCATTCACAACCACTCCCAAAAACCTAGGGTttctctctctcctctctctctcaCCGTACACTACTCAAATTTCCGGTGACTCTGCAACCGTTACAATTTCTCAGTTTCAGAAATGAACCAAAACCAGTTGAAACAACTTCCACCTCACTACCAACCAATGCTCAAAGAATCAATCAACCGTTTCCTAACTGAATACCGAAAAGGTGCTACCAATTTCACCGACTTCACTTCAATCTTTTCCCGCACGCTTCACACTACACCAAACCCTCCTATTCCACTCGTGTGGTTTTATACAGCTCTCGAATTTCACGCTTATAGGTTGGGAGTGGGAAAAGAATGTTCTAGAACTTCAATAGCTTCGGTGGACGCGGTTAAGGATTTGTTTCAGCTGCTGGTTTCGTGTTCTGATGGATGTGTGTCTATGAAGAGGATTGGTGTTCTCGCACCTTTGGTTTTTGAGCTTTGGCGTTTGGGGGTTTATGAGAAAGAAGTGAAGAGTGAAATTGAGGTTTTGGTGGAAGGGGTTGTTAGTTATTGTAGCATTTATTGTTTGAAGAGCGAGGTTGAGGTTCGAGGAGGTGACGGGGTAGTGGTTTTGGAAGAGGGTTTTGTGGATTTGATACCGGTTTGGATGATTGGTTGTGATGGTGAGTTTGGGGTTGGTGGTGGTTTGAAAGAGTTTTTCCCTTTTGTTAGTGATCAGATTCGAAAGGGAATTGAGATGGGTTGTGAGGTTGGTTATTTGGCCGGGGTTGTCATGTTTGAAGCTCTTTTGTTGAAAATGTGTTTGATTTTTGATGCGGGCATCACAAGAGGGGAGAAGGAGAAGAAGTTGCAGGCTTCCGCAGCTCAGATCATGACTGGGTTTCGTAATTTTTACTTTTTGGGTAAGAACTCTTTACTTTTCTTATTTTCGTTGATAATAATTACAAGCAAGGTTTTATATGGTAGTCGTAGTCTTTGATATTTCAGCAAATCACAGCCAACTATCTATAATGTTAGTCTCAATTGCAGTTACCTTGTTGCTTCTTACTGCAAATACAATATTCATCGAATAACACAATCAAAACCCTGATTACAACTACTTAGACGTTTTTCAAGCAGTTTCATTTATGTATATGAT is a window of Lathyrus oleraceus cultivar Zhongwan6 chromosome 6, CAAS_Psat_ZW6_1.0, whole genome shotgun sequence DNA encoding:
- the LOC127091175 gene encoding uncharacterized protein LOC127091175, with the translated sequence MNQNQLKQLPPHYQPMLKESINRFLTEYRKGATNFTDFTSIFSRTLHTTPNPPIPLVWFYTALEFHAYRLGVGKECSRTSIASVDAVKDLFQLLVSCSDGCVSMKRIGVLAPLVFELWRLGVYEKEVKSEIEVLVEGVVSYCSIYCLKSEVEVRGGDGVVVLEEGFVDLIPVWMIGCDGEFGVGGGLKEFFPFVSDQIRKGIEMGCEVGYLAGVVMFEALLLKMCLIFDAGITRGEKEKKLQASAAQIMTGFRNFYFLDTLFRMMLEPVLPVISLLGSENEVLLKEVLYNSVVMMDYSFINRQPGVSLYANGLKDFAINWLFVAELAIQSARENGDHGKTTSYILAFCRSCIPIQLINWVISQSGIDRKIGRPSVSTPIDLIKWLLVVEEQGSAIFGCGIAKHRAKAFLFTSRAERIHPVVKHPFLNLIHGGSVIDRVGGGDVEMHDTVDAMSLSGDDKMNTTTIDGTRKRKEGIEDDTKAQLKYMRCQFHENSGKENSFIFRQQ